The following are encoded in a window of Sediminispirochaeta bajacaliforniensis DSM 16054 genomic DNA:
- the gltB gene encoding glutamate synthase large subunit, with amino-acid sequence MQPEQGLYDPQFEHDACGVGFIANIDGTRAHDIVEDSIQILINLEHRGAVGGDMKTGDGAGMLTQIPDDFFRSKVSFTLPPAGEYGVGVFFLSGLSADYYEKGKKIVESTIEDEGGSFLGWREVPINTDALGETALASLPAIEQAFFSFSDLKGLELERRLYICRKLMEKRASDLGMEIDDFYIPSLSSRTIVYKGMFVSTQFTGFYPDVLDPLFTSAISLVHQRYSTNTFPSWALAQPFRYIAHNGEINTLRRNMNNMMARETSISSPLFGDEITKLSPIVNPATSDSAVFDNVFELLVEGGRDMDHAMMMMVPEAFGTRYHISEDKRAFYEYHAAIMEPWDGPAAIVFTDGIRIGATLDRNGLRPGRYVTTKSGKVVLASEAGVLEFPPEQIIEKGRLAPGKMFLVDTEKKRIFKDNVLKASVSRGKPYRRWLEKNKIELKGLLGLPSPVPLDEDTLLSRLRAFGYTLEDVVKIITPMTVNAQEPIGSMGNDAALAVLSDRPQLLYDYFKQMFAQVTNPPIDAYRENLVMSLMSFVGRERNLLAESPEHCRQLKLAHPVLTNDDLHRLRNSQIGDFHVESVPMLFPCCEAGGALKPALDQLCRQVEEKIDEGASLIILSDRGMSQEMVPIPALLAMGAVQQYLVRQGKRHLSGIIIETGEAREVHHVATLVGYGASGVNPYMVFEALMDLKRRGYIPEEITVEQAAENYITAVKKGLLKVMSKMGISTLRSYRGSQIYEALGLNSDLMKEYFPHTPSNIEGIGLAEIERETVQRHLSGYRFDEKQLDHLDSGGLYNYRKNSTRHRFTPLAIVKLQKAVREANYETFKEYSSEINNIEKNLCSLRGLFTFKEREAIPLEEVESAEEIVKRFASAAMSFGSLSEEAHTTIAIAMNRLGAMSNSGEGGEDNHRYKPLPGGDSAVSTVKQIASGRFGVTGEYLVNAKELQIKMAQGAKPGEGGQLPGHKVDDIIARVRHSTPGVMLISPPPHHDIYSIEDLAQLIYDLKHANPKARVSVKLVSEVGVGTIAAGVAKGKADMVLISSGEGGTGASPLSSLYHAGSYWELGLAETQQVLVQNKLRENIRVQVDGQLRTGRDIVVAAMLGAEEFGFGTVTLVSLGCILMRKCHLNSCPVGIATQDERLRCRFQGKPEHLMNFMLFVAREVREIMASLGFRRFEEMVGRSDLLDVTHAVDHYKMTGLDLSKILEGSDPNSDAPRRCLGYIKTDFTKSFDWHMIQEAKPAIEKKEPVELSYKVRNSNRTIGAMLSSEVSSRYGLEGLPEDTIKVHLQGSAGQSFGAFLARGISLSLEGEANDYFGKGLSGGKLAVFPPKGSQFLAQRNIITGNVNLFGATGGEAYINGRAGERFAVRNSGAVAVVEGVGDHGCEYMTGGAVIVLGETGINFAAGMSGGIAYVLDESQLFDTRCNLEMVDVEQITDEKDEAFMRHYIERHVRYTGSRNGARILEIWDEIVPLFVKVIPIDYKKALERINRNRVVQSESAFITEEVGG; translated from the coding sequence ATGCAACCTGAGCAAGGCTTATATGATCCGCAATTTGAACATGATGCCTGTGGTGTGGGGTTTATTGCCAATATAGACGGCACAAGGGCCCACGATATCGTAGAGGACAGTATCCAGATTCTGATTAATCTGGAGCACCGAGGAGCTGTCGGCGGCGACATGAAGACCGGAGACGGTGCCGGTATGCTGACCCAGATCCCCGATGATTTTTTTCGTTCCAAGGTCTCTTTCACCCTTCCTCCCGCCGGTGAATATGGAGTAGGAGTTTTTTTCCTCTCCGGCCTGTCCGCCGACTATTATGAAAAAGGGAAAAAGATCGTCGAGTCGACGATAGAAGATGAAGGAGGATCCTTCCTCGGTTGGCGAGAGGTGCCCATCAATACCGATGCCCTTGGTGAGACCGCTCTTGCAAGCCTGCCTGCCATAGAACAAGCCTTCTTTTCTTTTTCTGATCTGAAGGGGCTTGAACTTGAACGAAGACTTTATATCTGTCGTAAATTGATGGAAAAAAGGGCGTCCGACCTGGGTATGGAGATTGATGATTTCTATATTCCCTCACTTTCTTCCCGGACCATCGTTTACAAGGGAATGTTTGTGTCGACGCAGTTTACCGGTTTTTACCCGGATGTCCTTGACCCCCTTTTTACAAGTGCAATTTCACTGGTCCACCAGCGCTACAGTACCAATACCTTTCCCTCCTGGGCCCTTGCCCAGCCTTTCCGCTATATTGCCCATAACGGAGAGATCAACACTCTTCGAAGAAACATGAACAATATGATGGCAAGGGAAACTTCGATCTCATCGCCGCTTTTCGGCGATGAGATCACAAAACTTTCTCCGATTGTAAATCCAGCAACAAGCGATTCGGCCGTCTTCGATAACGTATTCGAGCTGCTGGTGGAAGGGGGCCGGGATATGGACCACGCCATGATGATGATGGTCCCCGAGGCCTTCGGGACCCGCTACCACATATCCGAAGATAAGCGGGCCTTCTACGAATACCATGCGGCAATCATGGAGCCCTGGGACGGGCCTGCCGCAATTGTCTTTACCGATGGGATACGTATCGGTGCGACCCTCGATAGAAACGGCCTCAGACCAGGACGGTATGTAACCACCAAGAGCGGAAAGGTCGTTCTTGCCTCGGAAGCGGGGGTCCTTGAGTTTCCCCCGGAACAAATTATCGAAAAAGGGCGCCTCGCCCCCGGCAAGATGTTCCTCGTTGATACGGAGAAGAAACGGATCTTCAAGGATAATGTGCTTAAGGCCTCTGTCAGCAGGGGTAAACCCTACCGGAGGTGGCTTGAGAAAAATAAAATTGAACTCAAAGGGCTTTTGGGACTTCCGAGCCCCGTTCCTCTGGACGAAGATACTCTTTTAAGTCGTTTGCGGGCTTTCGGCTACACCCTTGAGGATGTGGTGAAGATCATTACGCCTATGACGGTCAATGCTCAGGAACCTATAGGATCGATGGGAAACGATGCCGCCCTTGCGGTACTCTCCGATCGACCGCAACTCTTGTACGATTATTTTAAGCAGATGTTTGCTCAGGTCACGAATCCGCCGATTGATGCCTATCGGGAAAATCTTGTCATGAGTCTCATGAGCTTTGTCGGACGGGAACGCAATCTTCTTGCCGAGTCCCCCGAGCATTGCCGCCAGTTAAAGTTGGCCCATCCCGTACTTACCAACGACGATTTACATCGCCTGCGCAATAGCCAGATCGGCGATTTCCATGTAGAAAGTGTACCGATGCTTTTCCCCTGTTGTGAGGCCGGTGGGGCTCTAAAACCTGCCCTGGACCAGCTTTGCCGACAGGTTGAAGAGAAAATCGACGAAGGAGCATCCCTCATCATCCTCAGCGACCGTGGGATGAGTCAGGAGATGGTGCCGATTCCCGCACTCTTGGCCATGGGAGCGGTACAGCAATACCTCGTCAGACAGGGTAAACGACATCTCTCCGGTATCATCATAGAAACAGGAGAGGCGAGAGAGGTCCATCATGTGGCGACCCTCGTCGGTTACGGCGCAAGCGGAGTGAATCCCTACATGGTCTTCGAGGCCCTGATGGACCTGAAGCGCAGGGGCTATATCCCGGAGGAAATCACTGTCGAACAGGCTGCTGAGAACTACATCACAGCAGTTAAAAAGGGGCTGCTTAAGGTCATGTCGAAGATGGGAATTTCAACCCTCAGAAGCTACCGCGGTTCCCAGATCTATGAGGCTTTGGGGCTCAACAGCGATCTCATGAAGGAATATTTTCCCCATACCCCTTCGAACATAGAGGGAATCGGCCTTGCCGAGATCGAGAGGGAGACGGTCCAGCGCCACCTATCGGGCTATCGGTTTGATGAAAAGCAGCTCGATCATCTCGATTCCGGAGGACTGTACAACTACAGAAAGAATTCCACCCGTCATCGTTTTACTCCCCTTGCCATTGTCAAGCTGCAAAAGGCGGTGAGGGAAGCTAATTATGAAACCTTCAAGGAGTATTCCAGCGAGATTAATAATATCGAAAAAAACCTCTGTAGCCTGCGGGGCTTATTCACCTTTAAAGAACGGGAGGCTATCCCCCTGGAAGAGGTGGAATCGGCGGAGGAGATCGTAAAGCGTTTTGCCTCCGCTGCCATGTCGTTCGGTTCCTTGAGTGAAGAGGCCCATACCACCATTGCCATTGCCATGAACCGTCTCGGGGCCATGAGCAATTCGGGGGAAGGAGGCGAGGATAACCATCGCTACAAACCTCTTCCCGGTGGAGACAGCGCCGTAAGCACGGTTAAGCAGATCGCCTCGGGTCGTTTCGGTGTAACCGGGGAATACCTGGTTAACGCGAAAGAGCTCCAGATCAAGATGGCTCAGGGCGCAAAACCAGGTGAAGGCGGCCAACTTCCCGGTCACAAGGTTGATGATATTATCGCCAGGGTTCGCCATTCGACGCCGGGAGTGATGTTGATCTCTCCTCCGCCCCATCACGATATCTATTCGATCGAGGATCTTGCGCAGCTTATCTATGACCTGAAGCATGCAAATCCAAAGGCAAGGGTTTCGGTCAAGCTGGTTTCGGAGGTCGGCGTGGGAACCATCGCGGCAGGGGTTGCAAAGGGAAAGGCCGATATGGTGCTTATCAGCAGCGGAGAGGGGGGAACCGGTGCTTCTCCTCTCTCTTCACTCTACCATGCTGGCTCATACTGGGAGTTGGGCCTTGCCGAGACACAACAGGTCCTTGTGCAGAATAAGCTCAGGGAAAATATCCGGGTCCAGGTGGACGGTCAGTTGCGGACCGGACGCGATATCGTCGTTGCCGCTATGCTGGGGGCCGAAGAGTTCGGTTTCGGTACGGTTACCCTGGTGAGTCTCGGTTGTATCTTGATGCGTAAATGCCATCTCAACAGCTGCCCTGTGGGGATTGCAACCCAGGACGAGCGGTTGCGCTGTCGTTTTCAGGGAAAGCCGGAACATTTAATGAACTTTATGCTCTTTGTTGCCAGAGAGGTGAGAGAGATCATGGCGAGTTTAGGCTTTAGACGCTTTGAAGAGATGGTCGGACGAAGTGATCTCCTGGATGTGACCCATGCGGTAGATCACTACAAAATGACGGGGCTTGATCTTTCAAAGATTCTCGAGGGATCGGATCCGAATTCTGACGCACCTCGGCGATGTCTTGGCTACATAAAGACCGACTTTACCAAATCCTTTGACTGGCACATGATCCAGGAGGCCAAGCCGGCAATCGAGAAAAAAGAGCCGGTTGAACTGAGCTATAAGGTGAGAAACAGTAACCGAACAATCGGGGCGATGCTCAGCAGTGAAGTCTCAAGTCGATATGGGCTTGAAGGGCTTCCTGAAGATACCATAAAAGTACATCTGCAGGGGTCGGCCGGGCAAAGCTTCGGAGCCTTTCTGGCCCGTGGAATAAGCCTTTCCCTGGAGGGTGAGGCCAACGACTATTTCGGTAAGGGGCTTTCCGGTGGAAAGCTTGCGGTGTTTCCTCCGAAGGGATCACAATTTCTCGCACAGCGGAATATTATTACCGGCAATGTTAACCTTTTCGGGGCGACAGGCGGGGAGGCCTACATAAACGGGAGGGCTGGTGAACGTTTTGCCGTCCGTAATAGCGGTGCAGTCGCCGTTGTCGAGGGGGTCGGAGATCATGGCTGCGAATATATGACCGGGGGTGCTGTTATCGTTCTTGGTGAAACCGGCATCAATTTTGCAGCTGGGATGAGCGGCGGTATCGCCTATGTCCTTGATGAGAGTCAACTGTTCGACACTCGCTGTAACCTGGAAATGGTAGATGTCGAGCAGATTACCGACGAAAAGGACGAGGCCTTTATGAGGCACTATATCGAACGCCACGTCCGTTACACGGGAAGCAGGAACGGTGCAAGAATTCTTGAAATCTGGGATGAAATTGTGCCGTTGTTTGTAAAGGTTATCCCGATTGATTACAAAAAGGCCCTCGAACGGATCAACCGAAACAGGGTGGTCCAGTCCGAGAGTGCCTTTATCACCGAAGAGGTGGGAGGCTGA
- a CDS encoding RNA recognition motif domain-containing protein, producing the protein MAKKLYVGNLSYSSTEPGLEDLFGQYGQVVSAKIVIDRETKRSRGFGFVEMEQDDAAEAAISALDGYELDGRRLRVNEAMERERRPRRDFHRD; encoded by the coding sequence ATGGCCAAGAAACTTTATGTTGGGAATCTTAGTTATTCCTCAACGGAACCGGGACTGGAAGATCTTTTCGGACAGTACGGGCAGGTAGTAAGCGCGAAGATCGTCATTGATCGTGAAACCAAACGTTCAAGAGGCTTCGGCTTTGTGGAGATGGAGCAGGATGATGCCGCCGAAGCTGCAATTTCAGCCCTTGACGGGTATGAGCTCGATGGACGCAGACTCCGGGTTAACGAGGCTATGGAGCGGGAACGCCGACCACGGCGTGATTTTCACCGTGACTGA
- a CDS encoding GNAT family N-acetyltransferase gives MNELVSIEISDPNDPDAHHCLSQYYKELAELFTIGFDPSVSSTMEPDEMRLPHGMLLVARRNGQAVGCGAIRFLPDYGEIKRMWVDHSARGLGIASRILDRLEMAAGERGLRQFRLDTNALLKAASTMYERRGYRPIPRYNDNSYADRWYQKDVGSP, from the coding sequence ATGAATGAATTGGTCTCCATTGAAATTTCCGACCCCAACGATCCTGATGCACATCATTGTCTCTCACAGTATTACAAGGAGCTTGCCGAATTATTCACTATCGGTTTTGACCCCTCCGTCTCCTCGACCATGGAGCCCGATGAAATGCGTTTGCCCCATGGTATGCTTCTTGTCGCGCGCAGGAACGGGCAAGCCGTGGGCTGCGGTGCAATCCGTTTTTTACCTGACTATGGGGAGATCAAGCGAATGTGGGTCGATCATTCTGCCCGTGGACTTGGAATTGCCTCCCGGATTCTCGACCGCCTTGAGATGGCTGCCGGAGAGCGGGGGCTTCGGCAATTTCGCCTGGATACCAATGCTCTCTTAAAGGCTGCCTCTACAATGTACGAGCGTAGGGGCTACAGGCCCATTCCCCGATATAACGACAATAGCTATGCCGATCGCTGGTATCAGAAGGATGTGGGAAGCCCTTAG
- the uvrB gene encoding excinuclease ABC subunit UvrB: MESDGFKLVSDYAPAGDQGAAIDALADGLSNGLRYQTLKGVTGSGKTFTMANIIQRAQLPTLVLSHNKTLAAQLYRELQGFFPNNAVEYFVSYYDYYQPEAYVPSKDLYIEKDSSINEEIDRLRLSATSSLMERGDVIVVSTVSCIYGLGSPVAYRDMRVKACVGETLNIASFARDLIRLQYDRNDAVLERGTFRIRGDVLEVFPAYLQEAFRMELDWDEVARIRRIHPLTGETIEELGSVQIYPAKHFVMPEEQVHSALERIRRELKDQLEYFEHRGKLLEAQRLRGRTEYDLEMLQEMGYCSGIENYSAPLSGRGEGQRPAVLLDYFPEKFLTFIDESHVTLPQVGAMYEGDRSRKMNLVEHGFRLPSALDNRPLFYAEFEELTDRVIYVSATPGKLEKRRSERLVEQIIRPTGLLDPELEVRPTKGQIEDLYAEIRKRVECNERTLVTTLTKKMSEDLTDYLSGLGLKVRYLHSEIETIERVEILRDLRLGTFDVLIGINLLREGLDLPEVSLIAILDADKIGFLRSATSLIQTIGRAARNEHGKVVMYADRISDAMKEAIGETERRRAIQEAYNEEHGITPTTIKKAVQDILVRKKEEAKKGETETIEMVKAGYNILIPAERKRLIRHLEEMMLEHAKNLEFEQAAVVRDEIGRLKELGKK; the protein is encoded by the coding sequence ATGGAGAGTGACGGTTTTAAACTTGTTTCAGATTATGCCCCGGCAGGAGACCAGGGGGCTGCAATTGATGCTCTGGCTGATGGACTTTCAAACGGACTTCGCTACCAGACCCTTAAAGGGGTCACCGGCTCGGGAAAGACCTTCACCATGGCCAATATTATCCAGAGGGCTCAGCTTCCCACCTTGGTCCTAAGCCATAACAAGACCCTTGCGGCTCAGCTGTATCGTGAGCTACAAGGCTTTTTTCCGAATAATGCCGTCGAATATTTTGTTAGTTACTATGATTACTATCAGCCCGAGGCATATGTTCCATCCAAAGATCTTTATATCGAAAAAGATTCTTCAATAAATGAGGAGATCGATCGTCTCCGATTATCGGCCACAAGTAGTCTTATGGAGCGTGGCGATGTCATAGTCGTTTCTACGGTGAGTTGTATCTACGGTCTTGGCAGTCCCGTTGCTTATCGCGACATGCGAGTGAAAGCTTGCGTGGGTGAAACCCTGAATATCGCCTCCTTTGCCAGGGACCTGATTCGTCTCCAGTACGACAGAAACGATGCCGTTCTTGAACGGGGTACCTTCCGCATTCGGGGCGATGTCCTAGAGGTGTTTCCTGCCTATCTCCAGGAAGCCTTTCGCATGGAGCTTGATTGGGATGAAGTGGCCCGTATCAGACGAATTCATCCCCTGACCGGTGAGACCATCGAGGAGCTCGGTTCTGTTCAGATCTATCCCGCTAAGCACTTTGTGATGCCGGAAGAGCAGGTACACAGCGCCCTTGAGCGTATTCGCAGAGAGCTGAAGGATCAGCTGGAATATTTTGAACATCGGGGAAAGCTTCTTGAGGCGCAACGCCTTAGGGGACGAACCGAGTACGATTTGGAGATGCTTCAGGAGATGGGCTACTGTTCCGGCATAGAAAACTATTCGGCACCCCTTTCCGGACGAGGCGAAGGGCAGAGGCCTGCCGTGCTTCTCGATTATTTCCCGGAGAAGTTTCTTACCTTCATCGATGAAAGCCATGTCACCCTGCCTCAGGTAGGGGCCATGTACGAGGGAGACCGTTCACGAAAAATGAATCTGGTCGAGCACGGTTTCAGGCTTCCTTCTGCTCTCGATAATCGCCCTCTTTTCTATGCCGAATTTGAGGAACTGACAGACCGTGTCATCTATGTATCGGCCACCCCGGGAAAGCTCGAAAAGCGGCGCTCGGAGAGGCTCGTAGAGCAGATCATTCGTCCCACAGGGCTCTTGGATCCTGAGTTGGAGGTTCGCCCGACAAAGGGGCAGATTGAGGATTTATATGCCGAAATCCGCAAGCGTGTCGAATGCAATGAACGGACATTGGTAACGACCCTTACCAAGAAGATGTCGGAGGATCTGACGGACTATCTTTCAGGACTCGGCCTTAAGGTACGGTACCTCCATTCGGAGATTGAGACCATCGAACGGGTTGAGATCCTGCGGGACCTGCGTTTGGGAACCTTCGATGTACTTATCGGCATTAACCTCTTGCGGGAAGGGCTTGATTTGCCGGAAGTCTCGCTTATTGCGATTCTCGATGCCGATAAGATCGGTTTTTTGCGGTCGGCAACCAGTCTCATACAGACAATTGGTCGGGCTGCACGGAACGAACATGGAAAGGTCGTCATGTATGCCGATAGAATTTCCGACGCAATGAAAGAAGCGATAGGCGAGACCGAACGGCGTCGGGCAATTCAGGAGGCCTATAATGAAGAGCACGGCATCACTCCCACCACTATTAAGAAGGCAGTACAGGATATTCTTGTACGAAAGAAAGAAGAGGCAAAGAAGGGCGAAACAGAGACCATCGAGATGGTCAAGGCTGGTTATAATATCCTTATTCCTGCCGAACGAAAACGATTGATCCGCCACCTTGAGGAGATGATGCTTGAGCATGCAAAGAATCTCGAATTCGAGCAGGCCGCCGTTGTTCGCGATGAGATTGGACGTCTGAAGGAGCTCGGAAAAAAGTAA
- a CDS encoding DEAD/DEAH box helicase produces MSNITTFQNLGLSQETLDAIVKKGFEEPTTIQARTIPVMLHSDANIIAQAQTGTGKTAAFGLPLLDLVDPVSRTVQALVLVPTRELAIQVSEEINSFRGSKKVRIVPIYGGQSIDQQLRRLKQGVQIVVGTPGRIIDHLNRKTLNLTAISHLILDEADEMLNMGFIDEMEEILKHTNPDKRTLLFSATMPDKIKKLANDYMEGYELIAVEKEQLTTNLTEQIYFEVKASDKFEALCRIIDIEDRFYGLVFCRTKNDVDTVVNHLLDRGYDAAPLHGDISQAQRERTLGKFKRQNINILVATDVAARGIDVNNLTHVINYSLPQDPDAYVHRIGRTGRAGNEGTAITFITPSEYKRLMFIRKITKTDIKKSQLPKVADIIDAKRKKIDEDLGAIFTKEIDQSYYDWAKRWLEESGKSPSQILAALLSLSFNDNLNPDSYGEISEVRGGDRSQVDHHGTARLFVALGKKDRITPRQLIDLLTSRSPVRPKQIGDIQIMENFSFVTVPFFLAEKIVAGFKSKGKKPLVTRAKSFEDGKRRKHRTV; encoded by the coding sequence ATGAGTAATATAACCACTTTTCAGAATCTTGGGCTTTCCCAAGAAACCCTTGATGCAATTGTAAAAAAAGGTTTTGAAGAACCTACCACGATTCAGGCCCGTACCATTCCCGTCATGCTTCATTCTGACGCTAACATCATAGCCCAGGCCCAGACCGGAACCGGAAAGACTGCTGCCTTCGGCCTTCCTCTTCTCGATTTGGTTGATCCTGTTTCCAGGACGGTTCAGGCGCTTGTCTTGGTACCGACCAGAGAATTGGCGATTCAGGTCTCGGAGGAGATCAACTCCTTCCGAGGCTCAAAAAAAGTACGTATTGTTCCCATTTACGGGGGGCAGTCCATTGATCAACAGCTTCGGAGGCTCAAACAGGGGGTCCAGATCGTTGTCGGCACTCCAGGCCGTATTATCGATCATCTGAATCGAAAAACCCTTAACCTAACGGCTATCTCTCACTTGATTCTCGATGAGGCGGACGAAATGCTCAATATGGGCTTTATCGATGAGATGGAAGAGATCCTGAAACATACGAATCCCGACAAACGGACCTTGCTCTTTTCAGCGACGATGCCCGATAAGATCAAAAAGCTTGCCAATGATTATATGGAAGGCTACGAGCTGATCGCTGTAGAAAAGGAACAATTGACGACAAACCTTACCGAGCAGATCTATTTCGAGGTGAAGGCTTCAGATAAGTTTGAGGCCCTCTGCAGAATTATCGATATTGAAGATCGCTTTTACGGCCTTGTGTTTTGTCGAACCAAGAATGATGTCGATACCGTTGTAAACCACTTGCTTGATCGCGGTTACGATGCTGCACCCCTGCACGGGGATATTTCTCAGGCCCAGCGGGAGCGCACCCTTGGAAAATTCAAGCGACAGAACATCAATATTCTCGTGGCCACCGATGTCGCCGCCAGAGGTATCGATGTAAATAACCTTACCCATGTCATCAACTATTCCCTTCCCCAGGATCCTGATGCGTATGTTCATCGAATCGGCAGGACGGGAAGGGCTGGAAATGAGGGAACGGCGATAACCTTTATTACTCCCAGCGAGTATAAACGCCTCATGTTTATCCGAAAGATCACCAAAACCGACATCAAGAAGTCGCAACTACCGAAGGTAGCGGATATTATCGATGCAAAGCGGAAGAAAATAGACGAAGATCTCGGTGCTATCTTTACAAAGGAGATCGATCAAAGTTATTACGATTGGGCAAAACGGTGGCTGGAGGAGAGTGGTAAATCACCAAGTCAGATCCTTGCAGCCCTTCTTTCCCTTTCTTTTAACGATAATTTGAATCCTGATAGCTATGGAGAGATTTCTGAGGTTAGAGGCGGGGACAGAAGTCAGGTCGATCATCACGGCACTGCTCGACTATTTGTAGCTCTCGGAAAAAAAGACCGCATCACTCCCCGGCAGCTCATTGACCTGTTGACGAGTCGATCCCCGGTTCGTCCGAAGCAGATCGGTGATATTCAAATCATGGAAAATTTTTCTTTCGTGACGGTTCCTTTTTTTCTTGCAGAAAAGATAGTGGCCGGTTTTAAAAGTAAAGGGAAAAAGCCCCTTGTTACCAGAGCAAAATCTTTTGAGGACGGTAAGAGGAGAAAACACCGAACAGTGTGA
- a CDS encoding S1C family serine protease, whose translation MKLYSRGQLLFFSIGGMLLLICILIGFGLVKLPKGDDEVQATNVKSEPLPFVLETSSTPQTQGLMETSTGNTSYSEDERINIQVYESMNKGVVNITTETLSLNWFLEPVPQDGGTGSGSIIDRRGYILTNYHVVENAYKVFVNLYDGSQYEGEVIGKDQENDLAVLKFDPGDKELVTIAFGDSSQLKVGQKVLAIGNPFGYDRTLTTGIISGLGRPVRTRQNLVIRDMIQTDASINPGNSGGPLLDSSGRMVGINTMIYSPSGGSVGIGFAVPVDTARRVVPELIASGKVNRGWIEIVPVQLDPSIVRYANLPISKGLLVSRVIKGGNAEKVGIKGGDPDKGVRYGQSIIYFGGDIITEVDGMKTATLSDLFSALEDNRPGDSVEVEFFRGKNKKRISLVLSERPDGFDW comes from the coding sequence ATGAAACTCTACAGCAGAGGCCAGTTACTCTTTTTTAGCATTGGCGGCATGTTGCTGTTGATATGTATTTTGATCGGATTTGGTTTGGTCAAGCTGCCGAAGGGAGACGACGAGGTTCAAGCGACCAACGTTAAGAGTGAGCCCCTCCCTTTCGTTCTTGAAACCAGCTCGACACCGCAGACTCAGGGGCTTATGGAGACCTCGACCGGTAATACATCCTATAGTGAGGATGAGCGGATAAACATTCAGGTCTATGAATCGATGAATAAGGGGGTTGTGAACATTACCACCGAGACCCTTAGCCTAAATTGGTTTCTCGAACCTGTTCCTCAGGATGGGGGTACCGGTTCCGGTTCCATCATCGACCGTCGAGGTTATATCCTCACAAATTACCATGTCGTTGAGAATGCCTATAAGGTTTTTGTAAACCTCTATGATGGTTCACAGTACGAAGGCGAGGTTATAGGTAAGGACCAGGAGAACGACCTTGCCGTTCTGAAGTTCGATCCGGGTGATAAGGAGTTGGTGACTATTGCCTTCGGTGATTCTTCCCAGCTGAAGGTCGGACAAAAAGTTCTGGCCATCGGAAACCCATTTGGTTATGATCGTACCCTTACGACAGGGATTATCTCGGGCCTCGGCAGGCCCGTCAGAACCCGACAGAACCTTGTTATCCGTGATATGATTCAGACCGACGCATCCATCAATCCCGGTAATTCAGGGGGGCCCCTTCTTGATTCATCAGGGAGAATGGTCGGTATCAACACCATGATCTATTCCCCTTCGGGTGGATCGGTGGGAATCGGTTTTGCCGTACCCGTGGATACCGCCCGACGTGTGGTTCCGGAGCTGATTGCGAGTGGAAAGGTGAACCGCGGCTGGATCGAAATCGTGCCTGTTCAGCTTGATCCCAGTATCGTTCGTTATGCAAACCTGCCTATCTCCAAGGGCTTATTGGTTTCCCGTGTGATTAAGGGTGGAAATGCCGAGAAGGTGGGTATCAAAGGGGGAGATCCCGATAAAGGGGTGAGATACGGACAATCGATCATCTATTTCGGCGGGGATATCATCACCGAAGTGGATGGGATGAAGACGGCGACGCTTAGTGATCTCTTCTCCGCCTTGGAAGATAATCGTCCAGGAGATAGTGTGGAAGTAGAATTCTTCCGGGGAAAAAACAAAAAACGTATTTCCTTGGTTTTGAGTGAACGCCCCGATGGTTTTGATTGGTAA